One Hevea brasiliensis isolate MT/VB/25A 57/8 chromosome 5, ASM3005281v1, whole genome shotgun sequence genomic region harbors:
- the LOC110637787 gene encoding uncharacterized protein LOC110637787 gives MHRVGSAGNNSNSVRPRKEKRLTYVLSDADDTKHCAGINCLAVLKSPVSDGSDYLFTGSRDGTLKRWALAEDSASYSATFESHVDWVNDAVLVGYSTLVSCSSDTTLKTWNCLSDGICTRTLRQHSDYVTCLAAAEKNSNIVASSGLGGEVFIWDLEAALASVSKSNDAMEEDCSNGVNGSGNPLPMTSLRTIGSSNNISMHTTQSHGYVPIAAKGHKESVYALAMNESGTILVSGGTEKVVRVWDSRTGSKTMKLRGHTDNIRALLLDSTGRFCLSGSSDSMIRLWDLGQQRCVHSYAVHTDSVWALASTPTFSHVYSGGRDLSLYLTDLATRESLLLCTKEHPVLQLALHDDSIWVATTDSSVHRWPAEGRNPQKVFQRGGSFLAGNLSFSRARISLEGSTPVSVYKEPTLSIPGTPAIVQHEILNNRRHVLTKDTTGSVKLWEITRGVVVQDFGKVSFEEKKEQLFEMVSIPGWFTVDTRLGSLSVHLDTPQCFSAEMYSADLNIAGKPEDDKVNLARETLKGLLAHWMAKRRQRLGSQSSANGDVLSGKDITSRSLARSRIEIDGSAENDSMVYPSFEFSTNSPPSIITEGSQGGPWRKKVTDLDGTEDEKDFPWWCLDCVLHNRLPPRENTKCSFYLHPCEGSAVQILTQGKLSAPRILRIHKVVNYVIEKMVLDKPLDNPDGSFAPGLGGGQLQHSTVGDGSYRPGLKPWQKLRPSIEILCNNQVLSPDMSLATVRAYIWKKPEDLVLNYRLVQGR, from the exons ATGCACCGTGTGGGTAGTGCAGGGAACAATTCCAATTCTGTTCGCCCGCGCAAAGAGAAGAGGCTTACGTATGTGCTGAGTGATGCTGATGATACAAAG CATTGTGCTGGCATAAATTGCTTGGCTGTGTTAAAATCACCTGTATCTGATGGGAGTGATTACCTCTTCACTGGGAGTCGTGATGGCACACTGAAGAGATGGGCATTGGCTGAAGATTCTGCTTCATATTCTGCTACATTTGAATCACATGTTGATTGG GTAAATGATGCTGTCCTTGTTGGTTATAGTACACTTGTCTCCTGCTCCTCAGACACCACCCTCAAG ACTTGGAATTGCTTGTCTGATGGAATTTGTACCAGGACTCTTCGACAGCACTCTGACTACGTTACTTGTCTTGCTGCAGCAGAAAAAAAT AGCAATATTGTTGCCTCTAGTGGCCTTGGTGGGGAGGTTTTCATATGGGATCTTGAAGCTGCACTTGCTTCAGTCTCAAAGTCAAATGATGCGATGGAAGAGGATTGTTCAAATGGTGTCAATGGTTCTGGCAATCCATTGCCCATGACAAGTTTACGCACCATTGGGTCAAGCAACAACATATCTATGCATACAACTCAGTCCCATGGATATGTCCCAATTGCTGCGAAAGGCCATAAGGAGTCAGTTTATGCATTGGCAATGAATGAGAGTGGAACTATTCTCGTCTCTGGTGGAACTGAGAAG GTTGTGCGTGTTTGGGATTCGAGAACTGGTTCAAAGACTATGAAGCTAAGAGGGCACACTGATAATATTAGGGCTTTGCTTTTGGATTCTACTGGCAG GTTTTGCTTATCTGGATCCTCTGATTCTATGATCAG ACTATGGGACCTTGGTCAGCAGCGTTGTGTGCATTCATATGCTGTGCATACAGATTCTGTCTGGGCACTTGCCAGCACACCAACGTTTAGCCATGTTTATAGTGGTGGGAGGGACCTATCC TTATACTTGACAGACTTGGCAACAAGAGAGAGTCTTTTGCTTTGTACAAAGGAACATCCTGTTTTGCAGTTGGCATTGCATGATGATAGCATATGGGTTGCGACAACAGATTCTTCAGTTCATAGATGGCCTGCCGAAGGACGCAATCCTCAAAAGGTCTTCCAAAGAGGTGGTTCATTTTTAGCTGGAAACCTATCCTTTTCGAGGGCGAGGATTTCTTTAGAAGGATCGACTCCG GTTTCTGTCTACAAAGAACCAACTTTAAGCATTCCTGGAACTCCGGCAATAGTGCAGcatgaaattttaaataacagAAGACATGTCCTGACAAAG GATACTACTGGTTCAGTGAAGCTATGGGAGATCACAAGGGGTGTTGTAGTTCAGGACTTTGGAAAG GTGTCATTTGAGGAGAAAAAGGAGCAATTATTTGAAATG GTAAGCATCCCTGGGTGGTTCACTGTGGATACAAGGCTTGGAAGCCTGTCTGTTCATTTGGACACACCACAATGCTTTTCTGCAGAGATGTATTCTGCAGACCTTAACATAGCCGGAAAACCTGAAGATGATAAG GTCAATCTAGCTCGTGAAACCCTTAAAGGTCTGTTGGCTCATTGGATGGCGAAAAGAAGGCAAAGACTTGGATCCCAATCTTCAGCTAATGGGGACGTTTTATCTGGGAAAGATATTACTTCCAGAAGTCTTGCTCGTTCAAGAATTGAGATAGATGGTAGCGCCGAAAATGACTCCATGGTGTATCCCTCGTTTGAATTTTCAACAAATTCCCCTCCTTCAATTATCACTGAAGGCTCTCAAGGAGGCCCATGGAGAAAGAAAGTGACTGATTTAGATGGAACTGAGGATGAAAAGGACTTCCCTTGGTGGTGTTTGGATTGTGTATTGCATAATCGCCTTCCTCCAAGAGAAAACACCAA GTGCAGCTTTTATCTGCATCCTTGTGAAGGTTCAGCTGTACAGATCCTCACGCAAGGCAAGCTGAGTGCACCCCGCATACTGAGAATACACAAA GTTGTCAATTATGTCATAGAAAAGATGGTCCTTGACAAACCGCTGGATAATCCTGATGGAAGTTTTGCTCCTGGACTTGGTGGAGGACAGTTACAGCATTCCACTGTTGGAGATGGATCCTATCGACCTGGACTGAAGCCTTGGCAAAAGCTGAGGCCTTCCATAGAGATTTTGTGCAACAATCAG GTCTTATCCCCAGACATGAGCTTAGCCACCGTGAGAGCTTACATATGGAAGAAACCTGAGGATCTGGTCCTTAACTACAGACTGGTTCAGGGCAGGTGA
- the LOC110637788 gene encoding phytyl ester synthase 1, chloroplastic isoform X3, giving the protein MVLAWDLLCTIKLLETVDSFGKCRVFEVWCLHIPVYDRTPFEGLVKLVEETVRIEHAASPNRPIYLVGDSFGGCLALAVAARNPKIDLVLILANPATSFGRSQLEHLLPILEALPDGLHNAVPYLLSFVMGDPLKMAMVDIENRLLPKSKIEQLSGNLTALLPLLSGLTDIFPRETLLWKLKLLNSAAAYANSCLQAVKAEVLVLASGKDYILPSGDEAKRLKSSLRNCTVRLFKEHGHAILLEDGINLLTIIKGTCKYRCSSRLDFVSDFVPPSMSEFKYIHDEVNGLFCFATGAAVFSTLDDGRIVRGLAGVPKEGPVLLVGYHMLMGFELQPLSEAFLRENIVLRGLAHPSLFNGTIENSSSEFSQLDWYKVLGAVPVTANNIFKLLSKNSHVLLYPGGAREALHYKGEEYKLIWPNRQEFVRMAARFGATIVPFGTVGEDDIVELVLDYNDLMKIPFVNEFVRKIDRTAARIRDESQGEVANQKHYIPGLLPKLPGRFYFLFGKPIETKGKEELLKDRNYANELYLQVKSEIKHNMDYLLKKREEDPYRSIIDRTLYGAINSRWQDIPAFDP; this is encoded by the exons ATGGTGTTGGCTTGGGACTTACTTTGCACCATAAAGCTCTTGGAAA CAGTTGACAGTTTTGGCAAATGCAGGGTGTTCGAAGTTTGGTGCCTTCATATTCCTGTGTATGACAGAACACCATTTGAAG GACTGGTGAAACTTGTTGAAGAAACTGTAAGGATTGAGCATGCTGCGTCACCAAATAGACCAATTTATCTAGTGGGGGATTCCTTTGGAGGATGTCTAGCACTTGCTGTTGCTGCCCGTAATCCTAAAATTGACCTTGTTCTTATCCTAGCCAATCCAG CTACATCATTTGGCAGGTCACAGCTAGAACACCTGCTTCCGATTTTGGAGGCTTTACCTGATGGATTACATAATGCAGTCCCCTATCTTCTTAGCTTTGTTATGG GTGATCCACTGAAGATGGCAATGGTTGATATTGAAAATAGGCTTCTTCCCAAATCAAAAATTGAACAACTGTCTGGCAATCTCACTGCTTTATTACCACTTCTTTCT GGTTTGACTGATATCTTTCCAAGGGAAACTCTTCTTTGGAAGTTGAAACTGCTTAACTCTGCTGCTGCTTATGCCAATTCCTGTCTTCAAGCTGTAAAAGCTGAAGTGCTAGTGCTTGCTAG TGGCAAGGATTATATTCTTCCTAGTGGTGATGAAGCTAAGCGTCTGAAAAGTTCATTACGGAATTGCACAGTTCGTCTCTTTAAAGAGCATGGGCATGCAATTTTACTG GAAGATGGAATTAATTTGCTCACTATTATTAAAGGTACTTGCAAATACCGTTGTTCAAGTAGGCTTGATTTTGTCTCAGACTTTGTGCCACCTAGCATGTCAGAATTCAAATATATCCATGATGAAGTAAATGG ATTATTTTGCTTTGCTACTGGTGCTGCTGTGTTCTCAACTCTGGATGATGGAAGAATAGTAAGAGGTCTTGCTGGGGTTCCAAAGGAAGGTCCTGTTTTATTAGTTGGTTACCACATGTTGATGGGATTTGAACTTCAGCCCCTCTCAGAAGCATTCTTGAGGGAGAACATTGTTCTGCGTGGTCTAGCACATCCATCACTCTTTAATGGGACGATAGAAAATTCATCTAGTGAATTTTCTCAACTAGATTGGTATAAAGTGTTGGGCGCAGTACCTGTTAcagcaaataatattttcaaattgcTCTCAAAAAATTCGCATGTGCTTCTTTATCCTGGAGGTGCACGGGAGGCTTTGCATTACAAG GGTGAAGAGTACAAGTTAATTTGGCCTAATCGGCAAGAATTTGTGAGAATGGCTGCAAGGTTTGGGGCCACAATTGTACCATTTGGGACTGTAGGAGAAGATGATATAGTAGAA TTGGTTCTTGACTACAACGACCTAATGAAAATCCCGTTTGTTAATGAGTTTGTTAGAAAGATTGATCGCACTGCTGCAAGAATCAG GGATGAGAGTCAAGGAGAGGTTGCCAACCAAAAACATTATATCCCAGGGCTTTTGCCTAAGTTACCTGGCCGATTTTATTTTCTGTTTGGAAAGCCCATAGAAACAAAAGGGAAGGAAGAGCTTCTGAAAGACAGAAATTATGCAAATGAGTTGTACTTACAGGTAAAATCTGAAATTAAACATAATATGGACTACTTGTTGAAGAAGAGAGAGGAGGATCCTTATAGGAGTATCATTGATAGAACACTATATGGTGCAATAAATTCTCGTTGGCAAGACATTCCTGCCTTTGATCCTTGA
- the LOC110637788 gene encoding phytyl ester synthase 1, chloroplastic isoform X2, giving the protein MASVSFFRISPYFLTNSESRGWFQVRVQNLGSSDSTLPSSDSYVANGTSFNGHKEKNGALIDGGTRVEEERAVINGENGRLKSILEKKKVKDFSLEVFWDDGYGTKTVKDYFHVAKEMIMPDGGPPRWFCPLECGQPRKNSPTLLFLPGMDGVGLGLTLHHKALGKVFEVWCLHIPVYDRTPFEGLVKLVEETVRIEHAASPNRPIYLVGDSFGGCLALAVAARNPKIDLVLILANPATSFGRSQLEHLLPILEALPDGLHNAVPYLLSFVMGDPLKMAMVDIENRLLPKSKIEQLSGNLTALLPLLSGLTDIFPRETLLWKLKLLNSAAAYANSCLQAVKAEVLVLASGKDYILPSGDEAKRLKSSLRNCTVRLFKEHGHAILLEDGINLLTIIKGTCKYRCSSRLDFVSDFVPPSMSEFKYIHDEVNGLFCFATGAAVFSTLDDGRIVRGLAGVPKEGPVLLVGYHMLMGFELQPLSEAFLRENIVLRGLAHPSLFNGTIENSSSEFSQLDWYKVLGAVPVTANNIFKLLSKNSHVLLYPGGAREALHYKGEEYKLIWPNRQEFVRMAARFGATIVPFGTVGEDDIVELVLDYNDLMKIPFVNEFVRKIDRTAARIRDESQGEVANQKHYIPGLLPKLPGRFYFLFGKPIETKGKEELLKDRNYANELYLQVKSEIKHNMDYLLKKREEDPYRSIIDRTLYGAINSRWQDIPAFDP; this is encoded by the exons ATGGCATCAGTTTCTTTTTTCCGGATATCACCTTATTTTTTGACAAATTCAGAAAGTAGGGGTTGGTTTCAAGTGAGAGTTCAGAATTTAGGTAGTAGTGATTCAACACTGCCGTCATCTGATTCATATGTAGCGAATGGAACTTCTTTCAATGGACATAAAGAGAAGAATGGAGCTCTTATTGATGGAGGCACTAGGGTGGAAGAGGAGAGGGCTGTGATTAATGGAGAAAATGGGAGATTGAAGTCTATATTAGAGAAAAAGAAGGTTAAAGAtttttctttggaagtgttttggGATGATGGATATGGTACCAAGACAGTGAAGGATTATTTTCATGTAGCCAAGGAGATGATTATGCCTGACGGAGGGCCGCCACGATGGTTTTGCCCCCTCGAGTGTGGGCAACCTCGAAAAAATTCTCCAACTCTTCTGTTTTTACCAG GGATGGATGGTGTTGGCTTGGGACTTACTTTGCACCATAAAGCTCTTGGAAA GGTGTTCGAAGTTTGGTGCCTTCATATTCCTGTGTATGACAGAACACCATTTGAAG GACTGGTGAAACTTGTTGAAGAAACTGTAAGGATTGAGCATGCTGCGTCACCAAATAGACCAATTTATCTAGTGGGGGATTCCTTTGGAGGATGTCTAGCACTTGCTGTTGCTGCCCGTAATCCTAAAATTGACCTTGTTCTTATCCTAGCCAATCCAG CTACATCATTTGGCAGGTCACAGCTAGAACACCTGCTTCCGATTTTGGAGGCTTTACCTGATGGATTACATAATGCAGTCCCCTATCTTCTTAGCTTTGTTATGG GTGATCCACTGAAGATGGCAATGGTTGATATTGAAAATAGGCTTCTTCCCAAATCAAAAATTGAACAACTGTCTGGCAATCTCACTGCTTTATTACCACTTCTTTCT GGTTTGACTGATATCTTTCCAAGGGAAACTCTTCTTTGGAAGTTGAAACTGCTTAACTCTGCTGCTGCTTATGCCAATTCCTGTCTTCAAGCTGTAAAAGCTGAAGTGCTAGTGCTTGCTAG TGGCAAGGATTATATTCTTCCTAGTGGTGATGAAGCTAAGCGTCTGAAAAGTTCATTACGGAATTGCACAGTTCGTCTCTTTAAAGAGCATGGGCATGCAATTTTACTG GAAGATGGAATTAATTTGCTCACTATTATTAAAGGTACTTGCAAATACCGTTGTTCAAGTAGGCTTGATTTTGTCTCAGACTTTGTGCCACCTAGCATGTCAGAATTCAAATATATCCATGATGAAGTAAATGG ATTATTTTGCTTTGCTACTGGTGCTGCTGTGTTCTCAACTCTGGATGATGGAAGAATAGTAAGAGGTCTTGCTGGGGTTCCAAAGGAAGGTCCTGTTTTATTAGTTGGTTACCACATGTTGATGGGATTTGAACTTCAGCCCCTCTCAGAAGCATTCTTGAGGGAGAACATTGTTCTGCGTGGTCTAGCACATCCATCACTCTTTAATGGGACGATAGAAAATTCATCTAGTGAATTTTCTCAACTAGATTGGTATAAAGTGTTGGGCGCAGTACCTGTTAcagcaaataatattttcaaattgcTCTCAAAAAATTCGCATGTGCTTCTTTATCCTGGAGGTGCACGGGAGGCTTTGCATTACAAG GGTGAAGAGTACAAGTTAATTTGGCCTAATCGGCAAGAATTTGTGAGAATGGCTGCAAGGTTTGGGGCCACAATTGTACCATTTGGGACTGTAGGAGAAGATGATATAGTAGAA TTGGTTCTTGACTACAACGACCTAATGAAAATCCCGTTTGTTAATGAGTTTGTTAGAAAGATTGATCGCACTGCTGCAAGAATCAG GGATGAGAGTCAAGGAGAGGTTGCCAACCAAAAACATTATATCCCAGGGCTTTTGCCTAAGTTACCTGGCCGATTTTATTTTCTGTTTGGAAAGCCCATAGAAACAAAAGGGAAGGAAGAGCTTCTGAAAGACAGAAATTATGCAAATGAGTTGTACTTACAGGTAAAATCTGAAATTAAACATAATATGGACTACTTGTTGAAGAAGAGAGAGGAGGATCCTTATAGGAGTATCATTGATAGAACACTATATGGTGCAATAAATTCTCGTTGGCAAGACATTCCTGCCTTTGATCCTTGA
- the LOC110637788 gene encoding phytyl ester synthase 1, chloroplastic isoform X4 has protein sequence MVLAWDLLCTIKLLEIDSFGKCRVFEVWCLHIPVYDRTPFEGLVKLVEETVRIEHAASPNRPIYLVGDSFGGCLALAVAARNPKIDLVLILANPATSFGRSQLEHLLPILEALPDGLHNAVPYLLSFVMGDPLKMAMVDIENRLLPKSKIEQLSGNLTALLPLLSGLTDIFPRETLLWKLKLLNSAAAYANSCLQAVKAEVLVLASGKDYILPSGDEAKRLKSSLRNCTVRLFKEHGHAILLEDGINLLTIIKGTCKYRCSSRLDFVSDFVPPSMSEFKYIHDEVNGLFCFATGAAVFSTLDDGRIVRGLAGVPKEGPVLLVGYHMLMGFELQPLSEAFLRENIVLRGLAHPSLFNGTIENSSSEFSQLDWYKVLGAVPVTANNIFKLLSKNSHVLLYPGGAREALHYKGEEYKLIWPNRQEFVRMAARFGATIVPFGTVGEDDIVELVLDYNDLMKIPFVNEFVRKIDRTAARIRDESQGEVANQKHYIPGLLPKLPGRFYFLFGKPIETKGKEELLKDRNYANELYLQVKSEIKHNMDYLLKKREEDPYRSIIDRTLYGAINSRWQDIPAFDP, from the exons ATGGTGTTGGCTTGGGACTTACTTTGCACCATAAAGCTCTTGGAAA TTGACAGTTTTGGCAAATGCAGGGTGTTCGAAGTTTGGTGCCTTCATATTCCTGTGTATGACAGAACACCATTTGAAG GACTGGTGAAACTTGTTGAAGAAACTGTAAGGATTGAGCATGCTGCGTCACCAAATAGACCAATTTATCTAGTGGGGGATTCCTTTGGAGGATGTCTAGCACTTGCTGTTGCTGCCCGTAATCCTAAAATTGACCTTGTTCTTATCCTAGCCAATCCAG CTACATCATTTGGCAGGTCACAGCTAGAACACCTGCTTCCGATTTTGGAGGCTTTACCTGATGGATTACATAATGCAGTCCCCTATCTTCTTAGCTTTGTTATGG GTGATCCACTGAAGATGGCAATGGTTGATATTGAAAATAGGCTTCTTCCCAAATCAAAAATTGAACAACTGTCTGGCAATCTCACTGCTTTATTACCACTTCTTTCT GGTTTGACTGATATCTTTCCAAGGGAAACTCTTCTTTGGAAGTTGAAACTGCTTAACTCTGCTGCTGCTTATGCCAATTCCTGTCTTCAAGCTGTAAAAGCTGAAGTGCTAGTGCTTGCTAG TGGCAAGGATTATATTCTTCCTAGTGGTGATGAAGCTAAGCGTCTGAAAAGTTCATTACGGAATTGCACAGTTCGTCTCTTTAAAGAGCATGGGCATGCAATTTTACTG GAAGATGGAATTAATTTGCTCACTATTATTAAAGGTACTTGCAAATACCGTTGTTCAAGTAGGCTTGATTTTGTCTCAGACTTTGTGCCACCTAGCATGTCAGAATTCAAATATATCCATGATGAAGTAAATGG ATTATTTTGCTTTGCTACTGGTGCTGCTGTGTTCTCAACTCTGGATGATGGAAGAATAGTAAGAGGTCTTGCTGGGGTTCCAAAGGAAGGTCCTGTTTTATTAGTTGGTTACCACATGTTGATGGGATTTGAACTTCAGCCCCTCTCAGAAGCATTCTTGAGGGAGAACATTGTTCTGCGTGGTCTAGCACATCCATCACTCTTTAATGGGACGATAGAAAATTCATCTAGTGAATTTTCTCAACTAGATTGGTATAAAGTGTTGGGCGCAGTACCTGTTAcagcaaataatattttcaaattgcTCTCAAAAAATTCGCATGTGCTTCTTTATCCTGGAGGTGCACGGGAGGCTTTGCATTACAAG GGTGAAGAGTACAAGTTAATTTGGCCTAATCGGCAAGAATTTGTGAGAATGGCTGCAAGGTTTGGGGCCACAATTGTACCATTTGGGACTGTAGGAGAAGATGATATAGTAGAA TTGGTTCTTGACTACAACGACCTAATGAAAATCCCGTTTGTTAATGAGTTTGTTAGAAAGATTGATCGCACTGCTGCAAGAATCAG GGATGAGAGTCAAGGAGAGGTTGCCAACCAAAAACATTATATCCCAGGGCTTTTGCCTAAGTTACCTGGCCGATTTTATTTTCTGTTTGGAAAGCCCATAGAAACAAAAGGGAAGGAAGAGCTTCTGAAAGACAGAAATTATGCAAATGAGTTGTACTTACAGGTAAAATCTGAAATTAAACATAATATGGACTACTTGTTGAAGAAGAGAGAGGAGGATCCTTATAGGAGTATCATTGATAGAACACTATATGGTGCAATAAATTCTCGTTGGCAAGACATTCCTGCCTTTGATCCTTGA
- the LOC110637788 gene encoding phytyl ester synthase 1, chloroplastic isoform X1: MASVSFFRISPYFLTNSESRGWFQVRVQNLGSSDSTLPSSDSYVANGTSFNGHKEKNGALIDGGTRVEEERAVINGENGRLKSILEKKKVKDFSLEVFWDDGYGTKTVKDYFHVAKEMIMPDGGPPRWFCPLECGQPRKNSPTLLFLPGMDGVGLGLTLHHKALGNFGKCRVFEVWCLHIPVYDRTPFEGLVKLVEETVRIEHAASPNRPIYLVGDSFGGCLALAVAARNPKIDLVLILANPATSFGRSQLEHLLPILEALPDGLHNAVPYLLSFVMGDPLKMAMVDIENRLLPKSKIEQLSGNLTALLPLLSGLTDIFPRETLLWKLKLLNSAAAYANSCLQAVKAEVLVLASGKDYILPSGDEAKRLKSSLRNCTVRLFKEHGHAILLEDGINLLTIIKGTCKYRCSSRLDFVSDFVPPSMSEFKYIHDEVNGLFCFATGAAVFSTLDDGRIVRGLAGVPKEGPVLLVGYHMLMGFELQPLSEAFLRENIVLRGLAHPSLFNGTIENSSSEFSQLDWYKVLGAVPVTANNIFKLLSKNSHVLLYPGGAREALHYKGEEYKLIWPNRQEFVRMAARFGATIVPFGTVGEDDIVELVLDYNDLMKIPFVNEFVRKIDRTAARIRDESQGEVANQKHYIPGLLPKLPGRFYFLFGKPIETKGKEELLKDRNYANELYLQVKSEIKHNMDYLLKKREEDPYRSIIDRTLYGAINSRWQDIPAFDP, encoded by the exons ATGGCATCAGTTTCTTTTTTCCGGATATCACCTTATTTTTTGACAAATTCAGAAAGTAGGGGTTGGTTTCAAGTGAGAGTTCAGAATTTAGGTAGTAGTGATTCAACACTGCCGTCATCTGATTCATATGTAGCGAATGGAACTTCTTTCAATGGACATAAAGAGAAGAATGGAGCTCTTATTGATGGAGGCACTAGGGTGGAAGAGGAGAGGGCTGTGATTAATGGAGAAAATGGGAGATTGAAGTCTATATTAGAGAAAAAGAAGGTTAAAGAtttttctttggaagtgttttggGATGATGGATATGGTACCAAGACAGTGAAGGATTATTTTCATGTAGCCAAGGAGATGATTATGCCTGACGGAGGGCCGCCACGATGGTTTTGCCCCCTCGAGTGTGGGCAACCTCGAAAAAATTCTCCAACTCTTCTGTTTTTACCAG GGATGGATGGTGTTGGCTTGGGACTTACTTTGCACCATAAAGCTCTTGGAAA TTTTGGCAAATGCAGGGTGTTCGAAGTTTGGTGCCTTCATATTCCTGTGTATGACAGAACACCATTTGAAG GACTGGTGAAACTTGTTGAAGAAACTGTAAGGATTGAGCATGCTGCGTCACCAAATAGACCAATTTATCTAGTGGGGGATTCCTTTGGAGGATGTCTAGCACTTGCTGTTGCTGCCCGTAATCCTAAAATTGACCTTGTTCTTATCCTAGCCAATCCAG CTACATCATTTGGCAGGTCACAGCTAGAACACCTGCTTCCGATTTTGGAGGCTTTACCTGATGGATTACATAATGCAGTCCCCTATCTTCTTAGCTTTGTTATGG GTGATCCACTGAAGATGGCAATGGTTGATATTGAAAATAGGCTTCTTCCCAAATCAAAAATTGAACAACTGTCTGGCAATCTCACTGCTTTATTACCACTTCTTTCT GGTTTGACTGATATCTTTCCAAGGGAAACTCTTCTTTGGAAGTTGAAACTGCTTAACTCTGCTGCTGCTTATGCCAATTCCTGTCTTCAAGCTGTAAAAGCTGAAGTGCTAGTGCTTGCTAG TGGCAAGGATTATATTCTTCCTAGTGGTGATGAAGCTAAGCGTCTGAAAAGTTCATTACGGAATTGCACAGTTCGTCTCTTTAAAGAGCATGGGCATGCAATTTTACTG GAAGATGGAATTAATTTGCTCACTATTATTAAAGGTACTTGCAAATACCGTTGTTCAAGTAGGCTTGATTTTGTCTCAGACTTTGTGCCACCTAGCATGTCAGAATTCAAATATATCCATGATGAAGTAAATGG ATTATTTTGCTTTGCTACTGGTGCTGCTGTGTTCTCAACTCTGGATGATGGAAGAATAGTAAGAGGTCTTGCTGGGGTTCCAAAGGAAGGTCCTGTTTTATTAGTTGGTTACCACATGTTGATGGGATTTGAACTTCAGCCCCTCTCAGAAGCATTCTTGAGGGAGAACATTGTTCTGCGTGGTCTAGCACATCCATCACTCTTTAATGGGACGATAGAAAATTCATCTAGTGAATTTTCTCAACTAGATTGGTATAAAGTGTTGGGCGCAGTACCTGTTAcagcaaataatattttcaaattgcTCTCAAAAAATTCGCATGTGCTTCTTTATCCTGGAGGTGCACGGGAGGCTTTGCATTACAAG GGTGAAGAGTACAAGTTAATTTGGCCTAATCGGCAAGAATTTGTGAGAATGGCTGCAAGGTTTGGGGCCACAATTGTACCATTTGGGACTGTAGGAGAAGATGATATAGTAGAA TTGGTTCTTGACTACAACGACCTAATGAAAATCCCGTTTGTTAATGAGTTTGTTAGAAAGATTGATCGCACTGCTGCAAGAATCAG GGATGAGAGTCAAGGAGAGGTTGCCAACCAAAAACATTATATCCCAGGGCTTTTGCCTAAGTTACCTGGCCGATTTTATTTTCTGTTTGGAAAGCCCATAGAAACAAAAGGGAAGGAAGAGCTTCTGAAAGACAGAAATTATGCAAATGAGTTGTACTTACAGGTAAAATCTGAAATTAAACATAATATGGACTACTTGTTGAAGAAGAGAGAGGAGGATCCTTATAGGAGTATCATTGATAGAACACTATATGGTGCAATAAATTCTCGTTGGCAAGACATTCCTGCCTTTGATCCTTGA